The Labrus mixtus chromosome 18, fLabMix1.1, whole genome shotgun sequence DNA segment ggaaaTCTCCCCTCCTTAAAGTTTCAGTctgtatgtctttatttttagtgTAACTATAACTTACTGGTTCTCACGTCTGTCTAGACAGTGAAGTTTGCATccagtgcacttttttttgattgattgattgattaaatttatttcagacataccaaataaaataaaatcaaacatatcaaaaatacaaaacgaaatgaaaagcacaaaaatacaataaacaaaaaacaatgttgaaattatttcacaaaaaaagaaaattacatatattcaattgatatgcctgaaaaggagtagaaagaagtataaaacttacaCTTTGATCATGCTAGTTATTAAGTGTTATATTAGGTCTTTACAGTGCTTGTGTATTTCTTTGCAAAACTAGTTTTCACAccctcagagaaaacaaaacttcatgcccccccccccccccccccccccctaaagtGTAGAGCTTTAATCTCTTttcctgcagaaacaaacagggAAACTATCATGGTTGACGGAATCATCCCACTGTTGGCTTTGGCAAAATCCTACGATCCCCAGGTGCAACAGAATGCAACGTGGGCTCTGTTACATCTCACACAGTCAGGTTGGATCCTTTCTGCAGAATCTTTGCATGTTGTTCCCAAAACTTCAAGCTGCTGtgttcatgtcatttttttcttcaatttaaCGTGGAAACATCcaaaactttctctttttttttttattcccagaTTGGTCGACCAGAATTGTATGTCAAGCAGGAGCTATTCCTGTTCTGGTTCTTCTGCTGCAGTCTACAGATTCAGTGGTGCAGTTTTACAGCTGCACCGCTCTGTGCAACATCTCTGCTGTGGAGGAGCACCACCCAAAGCTGCTCAGCATGGGGggtcattatttattaaagtcTCTTCTGACTCTCATGTCTTCCTCAGTAGTAAAGGTATTCACAAACTTAAGTGGCTTAAAGATGAACTAGAAAAACTTATATATTTCTATATACATGTGTTAAATTCCTTTTCAGAATTCGACCCAAGCATGCAGGTGTCTTCAAACTCTCTCAAAGAATGGTAATCGTTTTGTTATTGACAGAAATAAATTAACACCTTGTCAAAAAGCAGCTGCTattatttttgttctttgtgtgtgtagttgtgatCCAGGAGCAGCTGATGGAGCTGGACTGTGTGCTGCCTCTGAAGGCTCTGCTCAAAACATCTTCCCCTGAGTCAGCGATAACATTACTCTCTACACTGTCTGCACACCCACCAAACCATGTATGATTTCCTACAAATCAGGATAATAACAATAGACACATGCTACACTGTATAAATCCCAATATATGTATGATATTGCCCTGCTTTGATTTCAGGACATCCTTTTAAGTGAGAGCCTGTTGGATGAAATCGGTCAACTGCTACATCATCAGAAATCAAACTCAGTGATAATCACACACAGCTGCAAGATAATCACTGACCTGTGCAGCTCCTGTATGGGTCAGCAGGTACGCAGAGGCTATAATTCATGAATTTTAAGttgcatgtctgtgtttcatACATgatttgcttgtgtgtgttgccGGAGATTCGTTCAGCTGTGTTGAATGCAATCTTTGTTATCCAGGCTGCGGTGGAGACTTCTTGTTTTCCAGGACTCCTCTGCGCCCTTCAGTCCCCCGCCCTGTCAGATGAGACCTTGCTGCACGTGACATCACACTTAAATCACCTGATGACCTGGGGTGAGTGAGCTGGAAATTAACAAGTTATGTTCTGCTCCATGGAATCTCATATCCGCAGCTCAGTGTTGAGCGTTACAGAACAAAATCGTTTTTGTATGTCTTGTTTTCATAATCCTTAtcaatttattttcaatttcagGTCCACTGAAGTCTGAAGTGTCCATGAAAATTACCTCAGAACAAGTTTCGAGACTCGTGAAGTTGTTGGGGCAAATGGAAAATCCTCAGTTGTCGTTCACCAGTGCAGCCATCATCAGCAAATTAGACATGACAGGTAATGTTCTGTGCAAGTAAAACATCAAATCATGACTCGTTTCATTTTATGAATATCAAAAATAACCTTCTGTAATTTTTGCTTCTCATATAGACGAGATGGCCCAGTTCCTGAGACCTCACTATATAGACATGTTGGACTACCTGTTGGTGTTTCTACAAAAGAAAGATGTAAAGTTCCAGCAACTTGCCATAGTTACAACATTCAACCTCAAAAAAGGTGCGTGTTTCGTTTTACATCTTTGTATTTAGAAACTAAGGTCACTGCAGCCCTTCAAATCCTCTCATCATAAATGTgtggaaacaaaatgtaaatataatcaTTTGAAATTGAGCAGTTCTTAGCCTGGTTTGTGCTGCTCTCATCTGCAGATGGAGACTTTTCCTCACTGCTGGCTGACAGTGAGTTGGAGGCTCAGCTGTGGAAGGTGCATGCGCAGACGGAGGAAACCAGGCGGCTGCTGGAGATGATTCAGCCCCTTTCTCCTTCTGTTAACCCTTCCCTTCCACTGTGAACATTCTGAGATGTGACCTGTACTACATTTTCTTATTCATGCACTGTACGGACAAGTACCATTTTTATaacatgttttgcttttatgtatttatttttcatccatttttttaatgtttttaacaaagaaagggaaaaacaaGGCAAAGATGTGGCATAGGATCAACTTTAATTGATTATAGCATATATTTGAACAGGTTTAAGCAATACTTCTAAGAAAAAGATGTAATATTCATAATTGGATACAATTTTAAGATGCTTTTATGATAATAAATTCACTTAACGCCTTAAACTTTGCTCTGTAAAGTGATTGCGCAGTATCATACAAAGCAACTAGAAGTGCAATATACGCTTTGTGCATTTTATTCTCTCTATAACAACACTCACAAACTGAAGCAAAGTCTTCAGAAACTAACTTCCTTAGCAGCTTTGAAATATGTGATTGCTAAACTTCACTAGACG contains these protein-coding regions:
- the LOC132993255 gene encoding uncharacterized protein LOC132993255, giving the protein MASDFCGDCSRLLKEFVAHLRKVCREIEQIIRDTFTVLAQCTCFRSAPERKTTTRDLLSLHLLNDDETQLPNPESLQALNRLAASENTDLQMTAAIYYLHLSHHVKSPLSESFMEPVLALLLSTDLDVQKTISLSLVNLLAKNNVCKASVVEMGMLVPIMEMFQSGDSTAQCHSCACVSMLASSETNRETIMVDGIIPLLALAKSYDPQVQQNATWALLHLTQSDWSTRIVCQAGAIPVLVLLLQSTDSVVQFYSCTALCNISAVEEHHPKLLSMGGHYLLKSLLTLMSSSVVKNSTQACRCLQTLSKNVVIQEQLMELDCVLPLKALLKTSSPESAITLLSTLSAHPPNHDILLSESLLDEIGQLLHHQKSNSVIITHSCKIITDLCSSCMGQQAAVETSCFPGLLCALQSPALSDETLLHVTSHLNHLMTWGPLKSEVSMKITSEQVSRLVKLLGQMENPQLSFTSAAIISKLDMTDEMAQFLRPHYIDMLDYLLVFLQKKDVKFQQLAIVTTFNLKKDGDFSSLLADSELEAQLWKVHAQTEETRRLLEMIQPLSPSVNPSLPL